CATACCAATGCTCTTTAATCGCCTGCTCAAGAGTAACATCGTTCATCCGGGAATAAATTCCAGAGTACGGGTGGCGACCCATCATAAGAAGGTGAAAGACCAAAATCGCGAGTCCGAAGTTATCGTGATTCGGTGTTCGAACTAGATTGGTTAAATCAAGATCCTGTAACTCCGGTGGAATGAAATGCCCGACCCCGACACCGCAGAGGTAATTACCGCCATCGCTTTTTATCTGGAAAGAGTCGCAATCGATTAACTTTATTACCGCATTCTTGGAGACAAAGATATTGCCTTGGTTGATATCGCCGACAACATGGCCGTGACTGTGAATGACAGCAATCGAAGCAGCGGCATTCCGCGCGGCGTGCGCAAGAAATGCCCAACTTGCATTGGGAAAAACATTCTTACGGTTACTGGGCGTGTATAAATGGTGCAGTGGATCGTAGCCAACTGCTTTCCCCATCAGAAAGCCGGTAACTGGACCTTTTTTCTTCGTATGCAGTGTTTGAATCGGCCAAGCTGAGACATTGACTAAATCGGGGCTTTGATTCCCGACCATCGCCAACAGCTTTTCCTGTTTCTCTTTTTTCAGTGGTTCGTGGTAGATTTTCGCAACGAGTTGCCGAGTGTCATCTTTTAGCTCGTAGACCGCGCCTTCGCCGCCTCGTCCAAGCTCTTTCCCGATCTCAACTTTCTCGCCACTGCCATCGAAGAAGGATAATTCGCTCATAATCGTGTAGCCAGAATCAATGTTTTATCGTCTTCCGTCCGTTCATTCACTTTATCGGAACCGAGCAGCTTTTCCAATCCGATGTTGACGTTAACCGGATTGAACTGTTGCGGATTACGCATATAGGTAAGCATCGGCTCGAAGAATGGTGGGTGAGGGGTTTGCGTCGCATAACTCAAAGCCAACGGTTGAATTCCATCGGTAAAGACGGCAAACTGCTCTAATTCATAATCGAGAAACTGAATTTTAAGATTTTCCAATCCGTTGACATCGGTGAGCGTAAAAGTGGCATTGACGTATTCGCCGGAGTAGGGTCGGAACACCATTCCCATTGCGCCATTCTTACTAAGCACGATTGCACCATCGCCTAACTGTAGGCAGATGGTTTGCCGGGGACTCGTTACAACACCAAGCAAGGTACAAGCAAATTCGCGTGGCACAATGTTCTCATCATACGCTTTGTGCCGAATCTCCATCACAATTTCATGAACCCAGTGAATCACCTCTTTTTCAGAAAACAGATGATCGGGTGGATTCTCCAGAACCGCGGCTTTTATCTGTTCGCAAATTCGCCGGGTTGCAAGCTCGGAACCTTCCTTACTCCGTTTGGCACTACCGGCACCGTCGGATGCAAACGCCATAATGTACTCTTCGCCGTTCGCATTGGTGACCCGGTCGAGCATACAAGAATCTTGACATACTGTGCCGGACGCGATATGCGAGGTGCCGATGACAACGGCTTGGGCAAACTTCCAACTCACAGTTCTGCCCAACCTTTCGGGCTTTCCAACGGAACTGTCATGCCGGGTTCAGTGCGTGCGACGCCACTCATCGAGGCGGTAAGCCAGAGGAAGAATTCGCGGAACTTCATACCCTGTAGTTTGAGCGGTTCGCGCACTGACATCTTACGCAGAATACTCATACTCGCGCCATCGACCGCAACCGGGAAGAATGCCAATGCTTTCTCCTGCTCACCTTCTTTGATCAATTCTGCCGCCGTCATCCAGTCGTCGGTCGGCGAACCGTCGGTGATCATGAACACCCATGGGCGATAGTAGGAGATGCCGTTATTCTTATACTCCTCCTTACGATCGTTGAGCATTTTCAAACCGGCTTGAATTGCGCCTCCCATTGGAGTATCGCCTTGGGCGACCAATACCGGAGTGATAAAGGTATCGGGAGAAGTGAATTCGGTAACGATTTGTACTGGACCAAAGGTGATAATGCCGATTTCGACCCGCTTAGTTGCCAGCGAATCGTTCAGAATTTCGTCGCGAAACACTTGCAGCGCTTCATTCAAAGCCTGTATCGGCGCACCGCGCATCGAGCCGGACGTATCCAGGATCAATAGGCAAGGAACGCGGGGGTCGGGGTTGTCAGCGAAACTGTCGGAG
The window above is part of the bacterium genome. Proteins encoded here:
- a CDS encoding protein phosphatase 2C domain-containing protein; translation: MSWKFAQAVVIGTSHIASGTVCQDSCMLDRVTNANGEEYIMAFASDGAGSAKRSKEGSELATRRICEQIKAAVLENPPDHLFSEKEVIHWVHEIVMEIRHKAYDENIVPREFACTLLGVVTSPRQTICLQLGDGAIVLSKNGAMGMVFRPYSGEYVNATFTLTDVNGLENLKIQFLDYELEQFAVFTDGIQPLALSYATQTPHPPFFEPMLTYMRNPQQFNPVNVNIGLEKLLGSDKVNERTEDDKTLILATRL
- a CDS encoding VWA domain-containing protein codes for the protein MSDDFDFASQIAFGSDSFADNPDPRVPCLLILDTSGSMRGAPIQALNEALQVFRDEILNDSLATKRVEIGIITFGPVQIVTEFTSPDTFITPVLVAQGDTPMGGAIQAGLKMLNDRKEEYKNNGISYYRPWVFMITDGSPTDDWMTAAELIKEGEQEKALAFFPVAVDGASMSILRKMSVREPLKLQGMKFREFFLWLTASMSGVARTEPGMTVPLESPKGWAEL